The genomic window GTTTTGTTCCTAAATGAAAGACCTCAACCAAAAGGAGGAGGAAATATTAGTAAAGGAAGTGGTAGTACCAGTGGTGGATCATCATCAACAGCAGGTTCTCACATTTGTGAGATTTGTGGTAGAACTTTGTTAGATTCATGTCGATTTTGCTCCTTGGGTTGTAAGGTACCCTTGATTTCAACTAATTCATCACTACATTGTCATTATTTACATGATttcatttttgtttaattttttttttttttttttaggttgtaGGAATAAGGAAGAATAGAAATGCAAGTTTTGTGGTGGATGAAAGAAAGGGTGAAGTAAAGGAAGGAGAATTTCATGAACAAAGTAcaagacaacaacaaaaacaaaatgtgTATCCATTCAAATCCCCAATTGCAGCTACTAATATCAACACCACTCCAACaagtagaagaagaaaaggtATTCCTCATAGAGCACCATTTGGGTCCTAGCTAATAATGTATTTACTTTCCTGAAAACAACTATACTTCTCAATGGATCATCATCATCCGTTTCGTGTAAGATATTGTTTGCCTAAATACGGTTCCAAAGATTAATGTCAAATGCGGATGAATACAAAGAAACGTGTCGAATGGAAAAATCTGCTGCAACATAACGGAATGGTAAAGTTATCAGATATTGATACTATAATTTTAGCGGAGGATTTGTGAATGTGAATGATATCTACGATTCTCATTATTTTTAGTGAAGCAATTGAAATAGGAAAAATTAATATGTAAACCTTGACCTGTGCCTCTCGGAGGGTCATTCTCTTTACCCCATTTCTCTAATGTCATACTCTTTGtatttgtggaagaaaaaaaaatcaataatgtTGAATTATTGTTGGGTCTACATGTACATTAAGCTAAATGAAATCTAAATTAATGGCAAGTTAGGTACTTCTTATATGGTTTAGACTTTAGGCCTCTTGGGAGTGGGACTAGGTCCACCACCAAGGCACCAACCACATGGGTTAAGAGAAAAGTTATAAATCAGTTTTTAATGGAGAATATATAATGGCTTTAATGGTGGGAAAGGCAtattttttaatcttttcttttaATAAATGAAATTCACATAAACCAATCAGCTTTCTATAGATTGTGACCGGCTAAAATCTGGTACGAAAAATTTGGGGATTTCTTGCTTGTATGAATATCCAGTGTACTTCTTGCTATGGTCCGCTTTTCTCAATTTGGAAGGCATGAAACACTTTTGCTTGAACCACTCTAACAACAAGGAGTGTGTAAAACCATTTCTTTCATGGTATCTATACAACTCTATGTGCTACGAGACTTTTTCTTTTTCCTGGTGAAGATTGAGATATATAAGGTGAACTTACAAGaagtaagcaaaaaaaaaaaaatcaccaaactTTCACATGACTGACTTAAAATTAATGGAAAAATgcacttaacaaaaaaaaaacgatctaaaggaaaaaaaaatcctcaaaagAGACAAAGTTACAAAAATGGATCCTGGTTAGATCTCACCATGTTCAGAAATATAACATTAAGAAGCTCAATTGTCTCACACTAGAAATAAATTTGAGCTTTCAGTTTCTACGACCCAGGTAACAGACGGGTTTGAACAAGACTTTTTCTCTCCAGTAAATTTTCTCTCTGAAAACCCAACGAAACCCTAACGCCGTTTGAGTCTTCTCTTGCTCAGATCTTGCTCCATTGCCTCTTGATCTTTAACTGTTTTGATTTCATCTTTTTAGGTTAATGTTCAAACCGGAGAAGAAATAAACTACACCGATCTAGAACTTAAAGCGGATGAAATCCCAACTAGATTTCTCAAAAAAAATCAGCTAGATTTAAACCaaaaactcaaaagagaaaaagTTACAAAAATGGATCCTGGTTAGATCTCACCATGTTCAGAAATATGTCATTAAGAAGCTCAGCTGTCTTACACTAGAAGTAAACTTGAGCTTTCAGTTTCTACGACCCAGGCAACAGATGGGTTTGAACAAGACTCTCTCTCTCCATTAAACTTTCTCTCTGAAAACCCAACGAACCCCTAGCGTCGTTTGAGTCTTCTCTTGCTCAGATCTTGCTTCACTGGATTGGATCTGAGCAATAGAAGCTCAAACCATCTTCCCCTTTGCCTCTTGATCTTTAACTGTTTTGATTTCATCTTTTTAGGTTAGTTTTTGGTTTAAATCTGGCTGATTTTTTTTGAGAAATCTAGTTGGGATTTCATCCCTTTTAAGTTCTAGATCGGTGTAGTTTATTTCTTCTATGGTTTGTGTAGATTTGATTATTAGGattgatgggttttctttctttgcGGAGGAAAATTTCTGGTTTCAATACTTCTTCAGCATCTCTTAAATCAGGACCAATAGCAACAACAAAATCACTTGTTtcagaagtagcagcagcaatcACAAAAGTTTCAACTACAACAGCAACAAAAATCACAGAATCAATAAGAGGAATCatagaaacaacaacaacaatcacataCTCAACTCTAATATCAATTAACATAACATCCGATTCAAAGAGACGAAATAGCAAGATTCTATCACTAATCAATACCCCTGTATTGGGTTCCTTTCAGTTACTCTGTTACAAAAAAGTGGATCATTGTATGATCCTGCCTCTCATGTTTGTGACCAGGAAAGGAGTGCTATGTGTGGTTGTTCATCTCCACACACCCAAAACCCTAAGAGATGGATGGATCTGTTTTTGGATCCTAACAATTTTACCTTGTGCAAAATTGTTAATTAATTTGGAAGAAATTATTTCTTTCCAAATAATACCATCTAAACTTCACAAGGAAAGGATTCAATTAGTTGTATTATAGGGTGATTCTCTTAGCTATGTCTCTAGAGTTGTTAGTGTCCATATTAGTCAAGTCTGCTCAAGTTTCTTACATCACATCTGTAAGTGTTATTGCTCATATTATCCTTGTAATTTATGTTGCATACACCATCTCTGTAATGGTGTTGAATCTGATGGAGTTGTAATGGTTTCTTAAGGTGTTTTTGCCTtaagtttttctataaaaaaaataaaaaaaagagctTTCAGTTTCTTATGACTTGTAGCACATCGGAGTTGAACCTATTGAAAATTAACTTATTCCTGCATTTCCAAATTCTCCAATTATTGGCCATGAGAAGAACTCGCCACAAAGCTTGGCCCCTGATGCtagacttaaaaaaaaaaaccaatcgaAGCCAATACAATCTGGCATAACTCAATCGAAGTCCATGTAGTGTAAGACTTGGCTCAAACCGAAAGAGTAACCAACGAAATCAACAATATCATATATTAGTGAAGTAAATCTACCTTCTGTCTAGAAAAAGAAAGATTATTATTTTTCTGATCGGCATTAGAAAAACAACTATTAAAAAACCACGTACAAATTTATTTTGGTTCGAAAAATATTTTCTAATTTAAAGATATGAATTCCATATTATAGACAATTGTCAGTATAACCTAATTTAAAGTGGGTAATTCATGATTTGCAAGAAGACACAAGGTGGATTATTTTTCTCGTGAGTCTATTTTCGGTGTGGTATGTTTCGTGCATTTATGagaatttgttttcttattactTCCCCGATAATAGTTACATAACTCAGAACAAAAATATGAATGTAAGTCAACTAATTGCGAATTATCGTTGGAAGGTTCTTAAAGATATGGTGCCTTTCATTTCCTTATCTGATCTTCATGTTCTTTGTAACGAAGATAAGATGATGAAGTTCTCAGTGGCTAGTGTCGTTGAACAGATCATAGTTTGATATCCTAAGTTTCATTGGTATAAAAGTATTTAGAACCCTTGCGTATATTCTTCTATTGCTAACAATATTTGGAAGATAACTAATGATGTGTTTGTGCAACTGACGAGAACTTTAAAAAGAAGTGTTTCAATTTGGCTTCTAGATGTTACATTTGCCATGTGATTCAAGATATCATGGATCATATCTTTTGGCATTGTAAGTTTGGTCATCAGTTATGGAAATGGTTAGAAGGTATCTTCTCTTTTCACAACCCTTTATCATTTAGTGACATTATTTCTTTTGAGAAACACAAGATCCCTGTTGTGAAATAATTATGGATAATAGCTAGTTTCTGCACCACGGTGGAAATCTGGTTTATGAGAAACAAAATCTTCTTCGTAAATGGTATTTGGAGTGTTGAAAGAtctcaaaagagaattttacatcTTACTCATGATTAAAGTGCTAGATTGAAGGGACCATGCAGAATTCTACTTATGATTTTCAAATTTTGAAGACATTTTAAATTGGAATGAAACCTGTAAAGCCTGTCAGAGTTGTGGAGTGTTTCTTCTTACTTCTAGATCATCATACTATACTTTTTGTTATGATGGTGCCTCTAGAGGTAACTAGGTTCTGCGGGTTATGGTTTTGTCATCAGAGATTATTTGGGGTTGGTGGAAGGTGTTGAATACGGGCGTTTGGGAATTgctacttgaaaaagcgggggtctaacaaccacacccaatatttcatttaggaaatttgtatggactaactccaatgtaattccaagagaatcaactagacagtcagactcaatcaaggaaaatatatccaagagttatatctcaatttctcaaatcaatctgcaatcgaacatctgtgagccggattaatatgagaaataacttgtatggtaccaaataccaatatccaagcatcaatcaatttcaaccaatgaccaaaggttggattcaccaattgattgaactatgcacaacctgtgatatttcaattatatagaaaatataattcgaaaaaaaataacacagacaccagaattgtgttaacgaggaaaccgcaaatgtataaaaaccccgggacctagtccagatttgaacaccgtactatattaagtcgctacagactctagcctactacaagttaacttcggactggaatgtagttgagccctaaccaatctcacactgattaaggtacagtcgcgttccttatgcctcttgaaccacacccgattctgcgtacttgattccgttaactgatctcacccacaactaagagttgttgtgacccaaagtcgaagacttgtaagcaaatctgtctcacatagaaaagtctattgaatagataaatctgtctcccacagaaatacctacgagtttttgttccatcttttgataaataaatgtgaacaggaaccaattgatacaccagacttatattcccgaagaacagcctagtaatatcaatcgcctcacactAATATTAATCTTTTGgtagtgaaaaaagatattgtggaattacaaagaatgagacgaggagctttctgattactttttatcttacctatcggagattaaatatcgagcaaatcttagagaagatagtagtcAATGCGATAGAataaagtaagatcaaaacactcaattacagagaaaatagttgggtctggcttcagaatcccaatgaagtctttaagtcgttaacttataatggttttaagaaaaacctaggttaaaggagaatcgactctagtcgcaactagtatcacacatgaggtgttgggattaggtttcgcagttgctagagttctcccttatatattcttcaaatcagggtttgtaaccaatgttaccttggtacaaagcattaaatattcactgttagatgaaaacctgattagattcaagctaatatctttcaaccgttagattgtcttagcttgttacacacaaatgaaatgtgccttcatttatatctaagtaactgtatctgaaaaagcgggggtctaacaaccacacccaatatttcgcttagcaatctgtatggactaactccaatataatttcaagagaatcaactagacaaccagactcaatcttgagGAAAGTACAACTaatagttatatctctatttctcaattcaatatgtaataaaacaaataggaatttgcgagcccgattaaatataaaaaataatttggacggtatcaaaaaccaatatccaagtgtcaatcaatataatcgacgaccaaaggttggattcacaattaattgaacttacggacaacctgtgatatttaaattatataaacaaatataatgcggaataacatagaaaccagaaattttgttaacgaggaaaccacaaatacagaaaaacctcgggacctagtccagatttgaacaccacactgtattaagccgctacagacactagcgtactccaagttaacttcggaatggaatgtagttgagccctaaccaatctcacactattcaaggtacaatcgcgttccttacgcctctgaatcccaacaggactctgtgcacttgattcccttagatgatctcacccacaactaaaagttgctatgacccaaagtccgagacttgataaaccaatctgtctcacacaaaaaattctattgaatagataaatatgtctcccacagatatacctatgagttttgttccgtcttttgataaatcaaagtgaacaagaaccaattgatacaccggatttatattcccgaagaagaacctagtaatatcaatcacctcacaataatcttaatcgtatggtatcgaaacaagatattctggaatcacaaatgatgagacgaagatgtttgtgactattttttatcttgcctatcggagattaaatctcgagcaaatcttagagaagacagtACCCAACAgaatagaaaacatcaagatcagaacatgcaactacaaagaaaataattgggtctggcttcacaatcccaatgaagtcttcaagtcattaacctacagggttttggaaaatcctaaggttaaaggagaatcgactctagtcgcaactactatcacacaagaggtgtggggattaagtttcccagttgatagagttctcccttatatagtcttcaactcaggtctgcaatcaatgctaccttggtaacaaagcattcaatattcaccgttagatgaaaacctgattcgactcacgctaatatatttcaaccgttagatcgaacttagcttgttacacacaaatgaaaagtgacttcatttagatatgaataaccgtacctaaatgtgtacatctttgttggatcaacaatggttaaccgaagttatctatatgaacactttcataccaaccttattcatcttaaccataactagttcaaatgactcaaataaaactagttctagagttgttcaattgtttatattctcatagaagtatacaagacacaatcgaagcaaaatcgattttgactcactcgaatcaattcatgagcgttatagccacggtttgcaaaagatttcattccttaatatataaatgtattagttcatgaacaaaccgattttagaacataacctactcaagtatgcaaacgggtacgcatacctaagtggccggactaagtttgggttcgccagtatgtgaacgggtacgcatacctccaaactcagttgaatttcccggAACTGAaattacgccagtacgcatacgggtatgcatactaagttcccggactttcattaaccaaccagtatgcatacatgtatgcatactatggttcccggacttggaatatcatgcaacagtttagcatacaagtatgcatactgtgctatatccaatcatggttaattgttctaaactcccatttcaatcactgaaacattcttagaagacgacaatagctgtctcacactaactattagcttcaaagcaattttcaaatgatcgaatgataaatatacgaaacattccgagtctacatcaaatgaccgtctcacacaaatcatgtaagatgttaccaggcgattttcacatggtagaatataagatgaaattggttaaagaaaaagcttatcaacacatatttcgagaaatatgtaagcgagttaaactcagcttgaaatatcaaatgtgtataatcgaagtctatatatagctatacgacttttgtctcaaatatgagataaagtagtgagtacatagaattttgagtgaaagatgagttcaagtctccacataccttttgttgatgaagttccacaagctcccattagtagttcgtcgtcttcaatcgatgaacaccatgaagcc from Papaver somniferum cultivar HN1 unplaced genomic scaffold, ASM357369v1 unplaced-scaffold_19, whole genome shotgun sequence includes these protein-coding regions:
- the LOC113339026 gene encoding uncharacterized protein LOC113339026 isoform X3; this encodes MRHFASVAVPQIIKIIMSFKFDQIRRSSYHEVVRVGEIQKFFNIDEVQTYVINSARVLFLNERPQPKGGGNISKGSGSTSGGSSSTAGSHICEICGRTLLDSCRFCSLGCKVVGIRKNRNASFVVDERKGEVKEGEFHEQSTRQQQKQNVYPFKSPIAATNINTTPTSRRRKGIPHRAPFGS
- the LOC113339026 gene encoding uncharacterized protein LOC113339026 isoform X2; protein product: MLIPPWLETLLSTTNFFSICRSHEDAARNECNMYCVDCNLDAAFCFCCRSADHKDHNVIQIRRSSYHEVVRVGEIQKFFNIDEVQTYVINSARVLFLNERPQPKGGGNISKGSGSTSGGSSSTAGSHICEICGRTLLDSCRFCSLGCKVVGIRKNRNASFVVDERKGEVKEGEFHEQSTRQQQKQNVYPFKSPIAATNINTTPTSRRRKGIPHRAPFGS
- the LOC113339026 gene encoding uncharacterized protein LOC113339026 isoform X1, encoding MGDELVSESTMLIPPWLETLLSTTNFFSICRSHEDAARNECNMYCVDCNLDAAFCFCCRSADHKDHNVIQIRRSSYHEVVRVGEIQKFFNIDEVQTYVINSARVLFLNERPQPKGGGNISKGSGSTSGGSSSTAGSHICEICGRTLLDSCRFCSLGCKVVGIRKNRNASFVVDERKGEVKEGEFHEQSTRQQQKQNVYPFKSPIAATNINTTPTSRRRKGIPHRAPFGS